Proteins encoded in a region of the Ziziphus jujuba cultivar Dongzao chromosome 3, ASM3175591v1 genome:
- the LOC125423155 gene encoding uncharacterized protein LOC125423155 isoform X1: protein MYFTCVDCYSGGGETTFDVCVRCYSEHRFCHHHSRFLDSFVLLRTMVSNSDGADANQAPGKHMNGQNGQKANGQNNIEYSTPAPGGPGQDLASYRAQLGEAVQRMNEIANHLESERDTTNAAVDSASGFADPTGATTVVDSTSCSADPTGISDTVESVAETVELVAEAVDIVSLMVDVASSAAMCHIM from the exons ATGTATTTTACATGTGTAGACTGCTACAGTGGAGGCGGGGAAACAACTTTTGATGTATGTGTTCGCTGCTATAGTGAACATAGGTTTTGCCACCACCATAGCCGCTTCTTGGATAGCTTTGTTTTGCTCCGCACCATGGTTTCAAATTCCGATGGG GCGGACGCCAACCAAGCACCAGGTAAGCACATGAATGGACAGAATGGACAGAAAGCGAATGGACAGAACAATATTGAATATTCTACTCCTGCTCCCGGTGGACCCGGACAA GATTTGGCATCTTACAGGGCACAGCTGGGAGAAGCAGTTCAGAGGATGAATGAAATAGCTAACCATCTGGAGTCAGAGAGAGACACAACTAACGCAGCGGTAGACAGTGCAAGTGGTTTTGCAGATCCTACCGGAGCTACCACGGTGGTGGACAGTACAAGTTGTTCTGCAGACCCTACCGGAATTTCAGACACGGTGGAATCAGTTGCAGAAACAGTGGAATTAGTTGCAGAAGCAGTGGATATTGTAAGCCTAATGGTGGATGTTGCCAGCTCAGCCGCTATGTGCCACATCATGTAG
- the LOC125423155 gene encoding uncharacterized protein LOC125423155 isoform X2, with amino-acid sequence MYFTCVDCYSGGGETTFDVCVRCYSEHRFCHHHSRFLDSFVLLRTMVSNSDGDLASYRAQLGEAVQRMNEIANHLESERDTTNAAVDSASGFADPTGATTVVDSTSCSADPTGISDTVESVAETVELVAEAVDIVSLMVDVASSAAMCHIM; translated from the exons ATGTATTTTACATGTGTAGACTGCTACAGTGGAGGCGGGGAAACAACTTTTGATGTATGTGTTCGCTGCTATAGTGAACATAGGTTTTGCCACCACCATAGCCGCTTCTTGGATAGCTTTGTTTTGCTCCGCACCATGGTTTCAAATTCCGATGGG GATTTGGCATCTTACAGGGCACAGCTGGGAGAAGCAGTTCAGAGGATGAATGAAATAGCTAACCATCTGGAGTCAGAGAGAGACACAACTAACGCAGCGGTAGACAGTGCAAGTGGTTTTGCAGATCCTACCGGAGCTACCACGGTGGTGGACAGTACAAGTTGTTCTGCAGACCCTACCGGAATTTCAGACACGGTGGAATCAGTTGCAGAAACAGTGGAATTAGTTGCAGAAGCAGTGGATATTGTAAGCCTAATGGTGGATGTTGCCAGCTCAGCCGCTATGTGCCACATCATGTAG
- the LOC107422722 gene encoding uncharacterized protein LOC107422722 yields MEFFHKAKVVRLYRPRHGKYLIAQEDQESVKQDRNGSSRQARWTVEFVPGSDSIIRLRSCYDKYLTASNQPFLIGLTGRQVLQTLPARLDSPVEWEPIKCGNHMRLRSRFGHSFLRANGSLPPWRNTVTHFTADGSIPNSDLDWDAEILEIHKDTTSSHIQPPPPHVHVNGNASAPASARAPAPASARAPAPASKQGSISSFQYAMAGLSAGNLGVGLVNLMPDGADANGHLTGVADTTGVSDATGVADAAGVMDPTGVADVTTAAAGGIDAGGLAGDIVNMASNCPVM; encoded by the exons ATGGAATTCTTCCACAAGGCCAAGGTGGTTCGATTGTACAGACCCCGGCATGGAAAATACCTAATTGCCCAAGAGGATCAAGAGTCCGTCAAGCAGGACCGAAATGGATCGTCCAGGCAAGCCCGATGGACCGTCGAATTTGTACCCGGCTCCGACTCCATTATCCGCCTTAGGAGCTGCTATGACAAGTACCTCACCGCCTCAAACCAACCATTTCTGATTGGATTGACCGGTCGGCAAGTCCTCCAGACGCTGCCTGCACGTCTCGACTCTCCGGTGGAGTGGGAGCCAATCAAATGCGGCAACCACATGAGACTCAGGAGCCGCTTTGGTCACAGCTTCCTCAGGGCCAATGGATCGCTGCCACCTTGGAGGAACACTGTCACCCATTTCACGGCTGACGGAAGTATCCCAAACTCCGACTTGGATTGGGATGCTGAAATTCTTGAGATACATAAG GATACAACGTCATCTCACATACAACCTCCTCCTCCTCACGTACATGTCAATGGCAATGCTTCGGCTCCAGCTTCTGCACGTGCTCCGGCTCCAGCTTCTGCACGTGCTCCGGCTCCAGCTTCTAAACAA GGTAGCATTAGTTCCTTCCAATATGCGATGGCAGGACTTAGCGCAGGAAATCTAGGAGTTGGTTTAGTAAATCTTATGCCGGACGGTGCGGATGCGAACGGACATCTGACAGGAGTTGCGGACACGACTGGAGTTTCAGATGCGACTGGAGTTGCCGACGCAGCCGGAGTTATGGATCCAACCGGAGTTGCTGATGTTACAACCGCAGCTGCAGGAGGTATCGACGCGGGAGGTCTAGCAGGAGATATCGTGAACATGGCAAGTAATTGTCCCGTGATGTGA